The sequence GCGCCACTAGCCTACGGCGCGCCTTCCCCCTCCACGGGCGTAGAGCTAATACCTTGTTCCCCGTGAGCAATTCTGACGTTTCTTCGCGCACCCGGGCAGGGGCACCGACCAACCTGCATGATCGTGCCACCTCCGCCCCAGGTTCTCAGACTACAGAGCCCACGACTCCGGCTGCTTTCACTGAAGCCGTTGAGTCCCTTCATGCCGCGCAGCTTCGCCCTGAAATCACCCTGGGTACCATTCGTCCACCGCAGCGCCTTGCGCCGTTTAGCCACGCCATTGGTCTAGAGGTCTCGCGCGCGGGTCAGGACGCAGACATCGTCCCTACGGACTCCGAGGGTGACGCCTTCGGGCGCCTTATTCTTCTCCACGATCCAGGCGCTGAGGAGGCCTGGGAAGGCGCGATGCGCCTCGTGGCCTACATCCAAGCCGACTTGGACGATGCGGTTGCCGGGGATCCGCTTCTTCCCGACGTCGCCTGGGAATGGCTCACCGAATCCCTTGAGCTGCGTGAGGCTAGCCACACCAACTTGGGTGGCACGGTGACCTCGACCGCCTCTGTGCGCTTCGGCGAAATTGGTGGTCCGCCGCACGCCTACCAACTCGAGATGCGCGCCTCGTGGACCGCTGAGGGTCTCGACCTGGCCCCTCACGTGGAGGCCTTCGCACAGGTCCTGGCTCTTGTTGCCGGCCTTCCACCCGAAGGCGTGGCCGAGCTCGGCCGCTAAGCACTGCGCTTCGAGAAAGCTCACCAAGGAGGTCCAGGGATGACCGAACTGCGCCGCGTTCCTCGCGACGGCACGCCGAAGGTGTTGACGTCCCCGCGCGATTTCCAGGCCGCCGCGGCCCGCTTGGAGGCCGGCAGTGGGCCCTTCGCCATCGACACCGAACGCGCATCAGCATATCGCTTTGATGACCGTGCCTTCCTCGTCCAGATTCGACGAGAAGGCGCAGGTACTGTCCTGCTCGCCCCTGAACATCGCCGCCCTGATTTCACGGCAGCGCTCGCCCCAGTCCTCAATGGACAAGAGTGGGTCATTCACGCCGCGCCATCTGATCTTCCCTCCTTGGCATGGCTAGGCCTTTACCCGGGGACGCTCTTCGACACAGAGCTCGCCGCTCGCTTCGCTGGCTTCCCGCACCCCAACTTGGGAGCCATGGTGCTGGAGCTTTTCGACGTCGAACTGGAAAAAGGCTACGGCGATTCTGACTGGTCCGAAACCCCCATTCCGCGGCAGTGGCGCAACTATGCAGCGTTGGACGTAGAGCTCCTCAACGAGCTTGCTGTGACGCTGCGCGATATCCTCGCCGAGGAAGAAAAGCTGGATTGGGCCTACGAGGAGTTCGACCACATCGCAGCAGAACACGCCGACATCACCGCCCCAGAGCCGCGTTCGTGGCGTGATCTCAAGGGCGTGTCCTCACTCAGGTCACGTGAGCAACTCGCTGTGGCACGTGAACTGTGGCAGCGCCGCGAGTCCATCGCGCGCTCGCAGGACGTTGCGCCCAACCGCCTCCTTCCCCACCGTGTTCTCGTTGAGATCGCTCGCCGGGTTCCTCGCACGCCCAATGACATCAACAAGATCAAAGGCTTCCCGCGCCGTCGTGGCGGGGCCACCGTGCAGTGGCTGGATGCCGTCACCACGGCCACGTCGAGCCCCAAAGAAAACTGGCCCTCCCCGTTGCGCAGCCCCCGCCCAGTGCCGTCCAAGTCTGTCTTCACCCGCGAGTTTCCGGATCTCTGGGGGCTCTACCAGGACATCCGCAGCGATGTCGAAGCACTGGGTGAGGAACTCACCATGAGTTATGAACTTATTCTCAAACCCAGCATCGTGCGCGCGGCAGTGTGGGCAGCTTTGGGCCCTGAGGGCGGTATTGCCGGCGAGATACGCGATCTGGACGATATCCCCGGATTCCTGCACGCCCAAGGTGCGCGCAACTGGCAAGTGGACTTAGCCACGCCGCTCATCGCTGACGGGCTCGTCTCCTTCCGCGGCTAGCGCGAACGCACGAGGCTAGGCTTCGTTCGACGTTTCTTCTTCCTCGCTGCGTACTGCAACCCACTCGCTGATGGACGTCGCGATGCCCTGCGGGGTGAGACCAAATTCCTCGAGTAATTCTCCACGGCTAGCGTGCACTGGGAACACTCCCGGAACACCGAGGCGGTGGAGCGGAGTATCCACGTCTGCGGCATCAAGTGCCTCGGCCACCATCGAGCCAACCCCACCGCGGAGCAGGCCGTCCTCGACGGTGACAACAAGGTCATGGTCGGCAGCCAGCGCCACGATGGACTGCGGTACCGGCACTGGCCAGCGAGGGTCTACAACGGTCACGTTGAAGCCTTGCGCCTCCAGCAGCTCGGCAGCGCCCAAAGAGCGCGTGCTCATCGCGCCAATAGAGACGATGAGGACGTCAGTTGCCGTGGTTTCATGGGAGGCATCGCCAGACTCCTCAATGCTGTCCGTCGCGTCGGAATAGCGCAGGATATCCACGCCGTCATCCAGGCGCTTCAGCTCGTCGGTATCATCCAACAAATTGCCTTTGGGGAAACGCACGACGGTAGGGCCATCATCAATAGCAATGGCCTCGTTGAACAGCTCACGCAGGCGGGCACCATCGCGCGGCGCAGCAATGCGCATACCAGGAACAATACTCATGAGTGCCATGTCCCATACGCCGTTGTGTGATGCGCCGTCAGAGCCCGTCACGCCTGCGCGGTCTAGCACGATGGTAACCGGCAACTTGAGCAGCGCGATGTCCATGATCACTTGGTCCACCGCACGGTTGAGGAAGGTAGAGTACACCGCCACCACCGGGTGCATACCGGCCAGTGCGAGACCAGACGCGGAAGCCATAGCGTGTTGTTCCGCGATGCCAACATCGAAGAATCGTTCCGGGAACTCATCCTGGAATGGTGCCAAACCTGTAGGTCCAGCCATGGCGGCAGTGATAGCGACGATGTCCTTGCGTGCGTGGCCGGCCTTGATGAGTTCTTCAGAGAAGGCTGCGGTCCAGCCCGGCTGCTTCTGACCCTTGGACACGCCTGTGACCGGGTCGATCGCTCCCGTAGAGTGCATCTGGTCCTTGGGCTCATTAACCGCGGGGGCAAAGCCGTGCCCCTTCTCCGTCACGGTATGGACGATAATGGGGCCCTCGTAATCACGGGCGTAACTCAGCGCACGCACGACGGCATCAATATCATGACCGTTGATTGGGCCGACATATTTGATGCCCAGCTCGGGGAACATCTCAGTGGGCATAACAGTAGACTTCACGCCCTCTTTCATAGCGTGAAGAGCATCAAAAGTACGCTCACCTACCCAGCCCATAGACTTCAGGCGCTTTTTGCCCAACTCCATGAATTCGTCATAGCCATGCTGGGCGCGGATGCGGCCAAGGTTCTCAGACAGACCACCAATGGTGGGCGAATAAGAACGGCCGTTATCGTTGACCACGATGACAACGTTGCGGTCCTTATCCGCAGAGATATTGTTCAATGCTTCCCAGCACATGCCGCCGGTCAAAGCACCATCGCCAACAACTGCCACGGCGTTGCGGTGGGATTCCCCACGAATCTTAAAGGCCTTGGAGAGGCCGTCGACCGTGGACAGCGCAGCCGACGCGTGCGACGATTCCGTCCAGTCGTGTTCAGACTCCGCTCGGTCGGTGTAGCCGGACAGCCCGCCTTTCTGGCGCAGAGTGTCGAACTGTGCGGTGCGGCCAGTCAGCATCTTGTGAACATAGGACTGGTGTGACGTATCGAAAACGATGGGATCCCGCGGGGAATCGAATACACGGTGAATTGCCACGGTGAGCTCGACCACGCCCAAGTTCGGGCCAAGGTGGCCGCCGGTAGCGGAGACCTTCTCAATTAGGCGCTGGCGGATATCCGCCGCAAGCTCAGCCAACTGCGTCTTGCTCAGAGCCTTGAGATCGGCTGGCGATTCAATGGAATCCAGAATGCTCATAGAGCTGCCGTCAACCCCTTCATCGTTTGTTCTTTTCTTTACCACCGTACCCGCTTACACGAGCATGACGGCAATTGTCCGATGTTCATCCGCGCCCCGGTTAGGCTTGGGGAACCAGCAGCGCCAAGGTCTCAAAGTGATGCGTCCCAGGAAAAGCATTGATCATGGCCAGGCGGTGCAGGTGGTAGCCGCGCTCGGACCAGTAAGCGAGATCACGGGCGAAGGTTGCCGGGTCGCATCCCACATGCACGACCTTGCGCGGCGCAGCGGAGGCCACAGCTGTAATAACGTCTGCGCCTGCGCCCGTGCGCGGTGGGTCCAAGATCACCGTGGACGGCTGTGGAAGCTGGGCTGCGACCTGCTCAACCTTGGCGGTACGGAACTCAACATCGATGCCATCAAGCCCCGGCTGCGTCCCAGCGGCAGCCGGTGAGTAGTCCACTGAGTAGACCGTTGTCTGTCCACCTTTCGGCGCCGTGACCTCCGCTAGCGCCGGCACAAACAGGCCAACTCCGCCGTAGAGGTCCCATGCGGTGCAGTGTGCAGCGTCCCCAGCGTCTACTGTGTCTGCATCCTCCGCAGCTAGCCATTCACGCGCAATACGCGTGTACGTATCAGGGGCGGCAACATGTGCTTGCCAAAAGGCCGTCGGCGGAAAGCGGAACTCGTGGCCGTCAGCACGCTGCACCACGTCTGTGGTGGGAGCTTCGATGACTTCTCGGACAGTTTCCACTCGGCGTCCGCGCGATGCCTTTCGTGATTCGACAACGTGGCGGTTGCCATCGCTATCGATGACAGCAATAACTTCCGCGCCTGGGGTGAAGGTACGTGCGTCGCGGCCCACGAGACCGTCGACAAGCCCTGGCACCAACTGCGTACACGCCACATCCGTGATGAGTTCAGTGGAACCGCGCTTGCGGGTTCCGGCTCGCCCGTGCTTGTCGACACCCAGCCTTACCCGCGTACGCCATCCCCTCTGGGGCTCCAGGTCGATGCTGTCAACCTCCGGGGTGGTTTCGATGCGTGCAACACGGCGCAACTGGTCGAGCAAGACCTCAACTTTGATTTCAGGCTCTACGGCCGGATCCAATTCGGCAAAATCGCAGCAACCGGCACCGCGCTCTGCTGCAGGGCAGGATGACTCAACACGGTGGGGCCCGGGCTTCACGACGGCGGTGAGGTCAGCCTCCACGAAAGACTTCTTCACCTTGCGAGCAGTGACAATGAGGAGGTCTCCAGGAAATCCTCCCGCGACGAAACACACTCGACCGTCTGGGGCTGAGCCAATTCCCACCCCGCCGTGTGCCATGCGCTCAATGGAGATGTCAAAGGATTCTCCCGTGCTTACGTTCACGGCAGCCTCAGTTTCACTCATCGACGGTCTCCTTGCCGTTACTGTCGCTGTCCTTACGTTGGTCTTCAGTCGTTGCGCCTTCTGCATCTTCAACAGCAGCGTTAGCGCGGCGCACCATCCAGATGGTGAGAAGGGTCACTACACCGGTCAATGGCCAGCCCATGAGGATTCTGACTATGCCTAAGGTGGTCGTTGCGTCGGCGGCGTAGAGCGCGCGCTGCACTACAAAGCGGGCGATAAACACCACGGCCCAGCCAGCCGTGGCCCACGCGTAAGCATGACGGGCCTTGCGGACCGTCCGCCAGCTCATGTCATCGCCGTTGAGGCCTTTCCACACAACGCCAACGAGCGGCCAGCGCGCAATGATGGAAATGACCGCAATGATGAACAACACAAGCGACATCCAAATGCCGTACAGGAAGTACCCCTTAGCATCCCCGGTAAACCAAGCGATTGCGGCACAAATACCCACCCCCAGCAAGCCAGAAAGCGCCGGCTGCAGGGTTTCCTTGCGCACGAGGCGCCACACGCTGATGAGCAGAGCGACGCCTAGCGCCGCAATAAGTGCCGGCCCCAGCCCCCACACATTGTTGACGGGGATAAGAACAAGCACCGGAAGAGTTGCTGACACGAGGCCAGTGAGACCTCCCATCTGCTCCAACAGCGAGGGTTCTTCCTCGGTCTCCCCTGTAGCATTGTCTGCTTCTAAGCCTTGGGCGGCGACCGATGACGTCGCTTCCTCGTGAGACTCTGCCGGTTCACGGTGTGCGTTCGGCTCGCGCTCCGGCGGCGACCCGCCCAAGCCAGGATTCGGTGTAGTCACGTGTGTGAGTAATCCTTATCGGTGGAATTAGTTCTTGTCAGTACCGTCGAGATCGCGCAGCTGCTCGCGAGCCTGTGCTTCTGCCGGACTTTCGTTCTCAGCGTGTGCTGCAGCCTCCTGGGCTGCGCTGTCACTAGTGCTAGCAGCGTCCGCCTCTTGCTGGCGCTGCTGGAGCGCCTGCTTTACCTGATCAGCCAGTTGCTGCGGCAGCATCACCGGCAAGGAGCTTCCGGCCAGAATAGGATCCTCGCCACGGTAGATGAACGTACGCGCAACAACCTCGCGGCCTAGCTGCGCGAGCTCCTCTTCCTTGCCTGCCGGTGCGGCCAGAGTCAGGCGGTACATCCAGCGTGGTCCCTCCACACCAATGATGCGGATACCACCCTTGTCGCTGGTCCCCACAATTTCAGAACCCCATGGGCCATCGTCCAGCTGCGCCTTGAACCCATCAGATTCCAAGCCATTGATGATGTCGGATGCGGACTCTGCCCACTGCCCCGGAGTGCGTGGCGCAGCAAAGGCAACTGGCGTCATGCGGCCGTGCGGGGTGAGGATGTGGAGCATGCGAGGGCCATCCTGCCCCATCTCTACCTGAACCTGAGATGCCTTCGGCAGCGGGATACGCATTGAACCAAGGTCCAGTAAACCTACCGAGAAATCCTCAAAGTTAAAGTCGGCGATATCGACGGTATCGCCATCGTAGGGGCCCATCTCGCCATTGACGGCGTCGTGAGCCACAGCCTTGACGGTTGGGCCCTGTGCATCATCATCGTCACCAAGCGACCCGGTGGAGCTTGCTGCGCTTGTCGCAGCAGTGCCGGCCGTCGCTGCGGAAGATTCCTGGGAAGCTGCAACGTCGGCCTCCTCTGCTACTGGGACTGCTGCTTCTTGGGCAGCCTCCTTCTGCTGGATGCCAGCGTCCTTGTCGTCGTCCTTGTTTTTCTTGCCAAAGGGCCACATCGCCATTCTCTGCGCCTTTCTGTTTTCCGTGTTGTCTCGAACTGTGATCGTGTGGGGCGTGTAGGAAAATCTCTAGTTCACGCCGGTGGAGCCGTAGCCGCCGTCGCCGCGCGTGGTGTCATCAAGCTCCTCGACCTCGCTGAAGCCCACGAGTTCCACGCGCTGGATAACAAGCTGCGCAATGCGCATGCCGCGCTCGACCTCGAAGGTTTCCGCGGGATCGTGATTAATGAGGCACACCTTAATCTCGCCACGGTAGTCAGCATCAACCGTGCCAGGAGTGTTCACTACGGAGATTCCATGCTTGGCAGCAAGACCGGAGCGCGGATGGATCAAACCTACCGTGCCAAGTGGCAAAGCAAGGGCAATACCGGTGCTTACGAGAGCGCGCTCACCTGGACGCAAGGTGACGTCGTGAGCTGCGTACAGGTCAGCGCCTGCGTCACCGCGGTGTGCGCGCTTAGGCAACGGCAGTTCCTTGTCCAGGCGCTTGACCTTGACATCACCAAAGGGACTTGCCGGATCTACGAGAGGATGTTGCTCATTCACTCGGCCCAGCCTACCTTGTCCCACGTGCCTGGGCCCCACGTGCTAGGGGCCTCGGTGTTCTGTTGTTCCTCTTCTCTCGAGCTACACCATGCAGTACTGCCCGGGGTGTTAGGCCGCACCACCGTGGAATGACTAGAATCTGTGGCCATGACTTCCAGTTCCTCGCCTGCCGAGCAGACTTCGTCTACTGATTCCCCGACCGTTCTTTACCGCGAGCGCCAGTGGGTGCCGTGGTATTGGTGGCTGATGGCAGCCTTCGTTGTGGTGATCAGCGTCGCCACGGTTAGCTTAAACCGTGGCATTCTGTGGGTGATTATTCCCGCCATTCTGCTGTCCGTCATCGCTGTGTGGGTTCTGCTGACATGGTCAAATACCGTCGTCCAAGTGGAACGGGATACCGACGGCACGCGCTGGTTGACTGTCAAAGATGCACAACTGCCGCACGACGTGGTCTCACGCAGCACCACGGTTCCGGCTACCGCGCGTCGCAATGCACTGGGACCACAGCTGGATCCAGCCGCATTCATTGTCACCCACGGCTGGGTACCAGAACACGTCATGCTCGTGCTCGATGACCCCGAGGACCCCACCCCTTATTGGCTCATCAATTCAAAGAACCCAGAGCAACTGCTTGCTGCGTTTGTTCCCGAGCAGGCACGCCCCACGGCAGCGAACTAGTTCTCGCCGCTCCTCCAACGGGCCTGGAACATAGCCGCTTCGCCTCAGCAACGAACGACGCGGGGACTGGGAACTAAACGAAGCTTAGGCGCAGTCCATGCAGATAAGCTCGCCGTCCTCTTCGTGATCCAAGCGCTTGTTGGACTGGACAAGGAAGCACACCGAGCAGGTGAACTCGTTTTCCTTGCGAGGAACGACGGTGACGTTAAGTTCTTCACCGGTGAGGTCTACTGACGGCGGCTCGAAAGCCTCGACAATCTCGCCGTCATCATCCATGCCGTTGTTGTCATTTTCCGCTGCCTTCAGGCCCTCGAGAGAATCAGCCTCGAGCTCGTCTTCAGCGCGGCGACGCGGTGCGTCGTAATCGGTGGCCATAGTGTTTGCCCCTGTGAGTCAGATCGATAGGAATGTGTATTTATCGACGGCATACTAAACCACGAGCGCCCCTGTGTCACACTCGCCTCGCCGCGGGGGAGGCAATCTCTCCACCCCCGCCCTGCTCACACAGAACATTACCCCAGCGTATCGGTTATAAAAGTGGCCTTTAATGTTCACAGGATATTTCCCTTGATCCACCTCACAGTGGAGGATGTTCCACGTTCACTGTCGCCTTTCACTATCGATTTTCACTGTCGTCGATACCACCACTGCGGATACCATCTGCACACATCTGCGAGTCCACGTGCCTAAACTAGAAACCATGACTGCGCAACACTCAGAGCACGACGTACCTCACCATGAAGGCCACTCTTTCGGAATCGACGTCGGAGGCTCCGGCATTAAGGGGGCGGAGGTCGACCTCGCCACAGGTGAGTTCGTGGGCGACCGCCTCAAAATCGCCACGCCCAAGCCTGCTACCCCGCAAGCTGTGGCCGAAGTTATCGCCCACATCGTCTCTGAGAAAGGCTGGGATGGCCCTGTAGGCATCACTATGCCGTCCGTAGTCAAGAATCAGGTTATTCGCAGTGCCGCAAACATTGACAAGTCGTGGATTGGCATCGACGCTCAAGAGCTATTTGGTGCATACCTTGATGCTCCTTTCACCGTACTTAATGACGCTGACGCAGCCGGTCTCGCCGAAGTTGCCTACGGCGATGACATCGCACGTACCGGCCCGGTCATCTTCCTCACCCTCGGTACCGGCATCGGCTCGGCATTCCTCCTTGATGGTCAACTCTTCCCCAACACGGAAATTGGCCACCTGATCGTGGGAGAAAAAGAAGCAGAACAACAGGCATCGTCCGCAGTGAAGGATCGTGAGGAACTAAAAACCAAACAATGGGCCAAGCGCGTTAACCGCGTCCTCCACGACTACGAAGCGTTGTTCAACCCTTCGGCCTTCATCATCGGCGGTGGAATCTCCCGAAAATTTGACAAGTGGGGCGAGTACCTCAGCATCGACACCCCAGTTGTTGCAGCTCAGCTCCGCAATCGCGCCGGCATTGTTGGCGCCGCTATGGCCGCAAAGGAAGGAATCCGACCATAACAAGCACTGCCTGTAACTTTCTCAGTTGACCCCAGTCACCGCCTATAAGCGGAAATGATCTATACTGGGCTGTCGATTACCCATTATTCAGCGGCGCGCCTCTCCTGCTCATCGTGGAGGCGGGCTAGCATCGGGGACTAGTTGCGATGACTTTGCGCTTCCCCATATTTTCCACCTAGAGAGCAAGTCGAAAGGGCGTACGTGGCAGCCACTGATTCTTCAGACCAGGTACTCGGTGAAGGCGAGAGCACCTCCGAGGCATCTGCACCTGCACAGAAGACCGCCAAGAAGACGGCAAAAAAGACCGCTAAGAAGACGGCAAAGAAAACGGCTAAAAAGACTGCGAAGAAGACAGCCAAAAAGACCGCCAAGAAGACGGCGAAAAAGACGGCTAAGAAAACCACTCGCAAGTCTGCGCAGAAGGCGACAAAGAAGACAGCCAAGAAGACTGTCCGTAAGTCTGCGGCCAAGAAGGCAACCTCGCCAGAGGACAACGCTGACACTGAGGCACTCGAGTCTTCGGATGACCTCCACGAGGATCAAACCGACGAACTGGATACTGATGCGGCCGATGACGCCGACATGGACTTCGACCCGGACAGCGATGACATCGATGATGATGACGAGTTCGGCGATGAAGGTGAAGACCTTGACGGTGAGGACTCCGATGAGGACGAGGACGATGGATCCTCTGTCTGGGATGAAGACGAGTCTGCTGCTCTGCGCCAGGCGCGCAAAGACGCAGAATTAACCGCTTCTGCAGACTCGGTTCGTGCCTACCTCAAGCAGATCGGTAAGGTTGCCCTGCTGAACGCTGAGCAGGAGGTCTCCCTGGCAAAGCGTATCGAGGCTGGACTTTATGCCCAGTACCGCATGGAGCAGATGGAAAAGGCGCGAGCTGAGGGCGACAAGGGCGCCAAGCTCTCCCCTATGGAAAAGCGTGACATGCGCGCCATTGCTCGTGATGGACGCAAGGCGAAGAACCACCTCCTCGAGGCCAACCTCCGCTTGGTCGTCTCTTTGGCCAAGCGCTACACCGGCCGCGGTATGGCATTCCTGGATCTCATCCAGGAGGGCAACTTGGGCCTCATCCGTGCCGTGGAGAAGTTCGACTACACCAAGGGCTACAAGTTCTCTACCTACGCCACCTGGTGGATCCGTCAGGCCATTACCCGCGCTATGGCGGATCAGGCCCGCACCATCCGCATTCCGGTTCACATGGTGGAAGTCATTAACAAGCTTGGCCGCATTCAGCGCGAGCTGCTGCAAGATTTGGGCCGTGAGCCAACTCCGCAGGAGCTGGCCAAGGAAATGGACATCACCGAGGAAAAGGTGTTGGAGATCCAGCAGTACGCTCGCGAGCCTA is a genomic window of Corynebacterium singulare containing:
- a CDS encoding DUF3000 domain-containing protein, which gives rise to MHDRATSAPGSQTTEPTTPAAFTEAVESLHAAQLRPEITLGTIRPPQRLAPFSHAIGLEVSRAGQDADIVPTDSEGDAFGRLILLHDPGAEEAWEGAMRLVAYIQADLDDAVAGDPLLPDVAWEWLTESLELREASHTNLGGTVTSTASVRFGEIGGPPHAYQLEMRASWTAEGLDLAPHVEAFAQVLALVAGLPPEGVAELGR
- a CDS encoding HRDC domain-containing protein, with the translated sequence MTELRRVPRDGTPKVLTSPRDFQAAAARLEAGSGPFAIDTERASAYRFDDRAFLVQIRREGAGTVLLAPEHRRPDFTAALAPVLNGQEWVIHAAPSDLPSLAWLGLYPGTLFDTELAARFAGFPHPNLGAMVLELFDVELEKGYGDSDWSETPIPRQWRNYAALDVELLNELAVTLRDILAEEEKLDWAYEEFDHIAAEHADITAPEPRSWRDLKGVSSLRSREQLAVARELWQRRESIARSQDVAPNRLLPHRVLVEIARRVPRTPNDINKIKGFPRRRGGATVQWLDAVTTATSSPKENWPSPLRSPRPVPSKSVFTREFPDLWGLYQDIRSDVEALGEELTMSYELILKPSIVRAAVWAALGPEGGIAGEIRDLDDIPGFLHAQGARNWQVDLATPLIADGLVSFRG
- the dxs gene encoding 1-deoxy-D-xylulose-5-phosphate synthase, producing MSILDSIESPADLKALSKTQLAELAADIRQRLIEKVSATGGHLGPNLGVVELTVAIHRVFDSPRDPIVFDTSHQSYVHKMLTGRTAQFDTLRQKGGLSGYTDRAESEHDWTESSHASAALSTVDGLSKAFKIRGESHRNAVAVVGDGALTGGMCWEALNNISADKDRNVVIVVNDNGRSYSPTIGGLSENLGRIRAQHGYDEFMELGKKRLKSMGWVGERTFDALHAMKEGVKSTVMPTEMFPELGIKYVGPINGHDIDAVVRALSYARDYEGPIIVHTVTEKGHGFAPAVNEPKDQMHSTGAIDPVTGVSKGQKQPGWTAAFSEELIKAGHARKDIVAITAAMAGPTGLAPFQDEFPERFFDVGIAEQHAMASASGLALAGMHPVVAVYSTFLNRAVDQVIMDIALLKLPVTIVLDRAGVTGSDGASHNGVWDMALMSIVPGMRIAAPRDGARLRELFNEAIAIDDGPTVVRFPKGNLLDDTDELKRLDDGVDILRYSDATDSIEESGDASHETTATDVLIVSIGAMSTRSLGAAELLEAQGFNVTVVDPRWPVPVPQSIVALAADHDLVVTVEDGLLRGGVGSMVAEALDAADVDTPLHRLGVPGVFPVHASRGELLEEFGLTPQGIATSISEWVAVRSEEEETSNEA
- a CDS encoding class I SAM-dependent RNA methyltransferase is translated as MSETEAAVNVSTGESFDISIERMAHGGVGIGSAPDGRVCFVAGGFPGDLLIVTARKVKKSFVEADLTAVVKPGPHRVESSCPAAERGAGCCDFAELDPAVEPEIKVEVLLDQLRRVARIETTPEVDSIDLEPQRGWRTRVRLGVDKHGRAGTRKRGSTELITDVACTQLVPGLVDGLVGRDARTFTPGAEVIAVIDSDGNRHVVESRKASRGRRVETVREVIEAPTTDVVQRADGHEFRFPPTAFWQAHVAAPDTYTRIAREWLAAEDADTVDAGDAAHCTAWDLYGGVGLFVPALAEVTAPKGGQTTVYSVDYSPAAAGTQPGLDGIDVEFRTAKVEQVAAQLPQPSTVILDPPRTGAGADVITAVASAAPRKVVHVGCDPATFARDLAYWSERGYHLHRLAMINAFPGTHHFETLALLVPQA
- a CDS encoding DUF3159 domain-containing protein, which produces MGGLTGLVSATLPVLVLIPVNNVWGLGPALIAALGVALLISVWRLVRKETLQPALSGLLGVGICAAIAWFTGDAKGYFLYGIWMSLVLFIIAVISIIARWPLVGVVWKGLNGDDMSWRTVRKARHAYAWATAGWAVVFIARFVVQRALYAADATTTLGIVRILMGWPLTGVVTLLTIWMVRRANAAVEDAEGATTEDQRKDSDSNGKETVDE
- a CDS encoding DUF3710 domain-containing protein; translation: MAMWPFGKKNKDDDKDAGIQQKEAAQEAAVPVAEEADVAASQESSAATAGTAATSAASSTGSLGDDDDAQGPTVKAVAHDAVNGEMGPYDGDTVDIADFNFEDFSVGLLDLGSMRIPLPKASQVQVEMGQDGPRMLHILTPHGRMTPVAFAAPRTPGQWAESASDIINGLESDGFKAQLDDGPWGSEIVGTSDKGGIRIIGVEGPRWMYRLTLAAPAGKEEELAQLGREVVARTFIYRGEDPILAGSSLPVMLPQQLADQVKQALQQRQQEADAASTSDSAAQEAAAHAENESPAEAQAREQLRDLDGTDKN
- the dut gene encoding dUTP diphosphatase, which translates into the protein MNEQHPLVDPASPFGDVKVKRLDKELPLPKRAHRGDAGADLYAAHDVTLRPGERALVSTGIALALPLGTVGLIHPRSGLAAKHGISVVNTPGTVDADYRGEIKVCLINHDPAETFEVERGMRIAQLVIQRVELVGFSEVEELDDTTRGDGGYGSTGVN
- a CDS encoding DUF3093 domain-containing protein, giving the protein MTSSSSPAEQTSSTDSPTVLYRERQWVPWYWWLMAAFVVVISVATVSLNRGILWVIIPAILLSVIAVWVLLTWSNTVVQVERDTDGTRWLTVKDAQLPHDVVSRSTTVPATARRNALGPQLDPAAFIVTHGWVPEHVMLVLDDPEDPTPYWLINSKNPEQLLAAFVPEQARPTAAN
- a CDS encoding DUF4193 domain-containing protein translates to MATDYDAPRRRAEDELEADSLEGLKAAENDNNGMDDDGEIVEAFEPPSVDLTGEELNVTVVPRKENEFTCSVCFLVQSNKRLDHEEDGELICMDCA
- the ppgK gene encoding polyphosphate--glucose phosphotransferase, producing MTAQHSEHDVPHHEGHSFGIDVGGSGIKGAEVDLATGEFVGDRLKIATPKPATPQAVAEVIAHIVSEKGWDGPVGITMPSVVKNQVIRSAANIDKSWIGIDAQELFGAYLDAPFTVLNDADAAGLAEVAYGDDIARTGPVIFLTLGTGIGSAFLLDGQLFPNTEIGHLIVGEKEAEQQASSAVKDREELKTKQWAKRVNRVLHDYEALFNPSAFIIGGGISRKFDKWGEYLSIDTPVVAAQLRNRAGIVGAAMAAKEGIRP
- a CDS encoding RNA polymerase sigma factor, with the translated sequence MAATDSSDQVLGEGESTSEASAPAQKTAKKTAKKTAKKTAKKTAKKTAKKTAKKTAKKTAKKTAKKTTRKSAQKATKKTAKKTVRKSAAKKATSPEDNADTEALESSDDLHEDQTDELDTDAADDADMDFDPDSDDIDDDDEFGDEGEDLDGEDSDEDEDDGSSVWDEDESAALRQARKDAELTASADSVRAYLKQIGKVALLNAEQEVSLAKRIEAGLYAQYRMEQMEKARAEGDKGAKLSPMEKRDMRAIARDGRKAKNHLLEANLRLVVSLAKRYTGRGMAFLDLIQEGNLGLIRAVEKFDYTKGYKFSTYATWWIRQAITRAMADQARTIRIPVHMVEVINKLGRIQRELLQDLGREPTPQELAKEMDITEEKVLEIQQYAREPISLDQTIGDEGDSQLGDFIEDSEAVIAVDAVSFTLLQDQLQDVLTTLSEREAGVVRLRFGLTDGMPRTLDEIGQVYGVTRERIRQIESKTMSKLRHPSRSQVLRDYLD